A genome region from Dolichospermum compactum NIES-806 includes the following:
- the mreD gene encoding rod shape-determining protein MreD has product MKIPGFTSNRDKKSTSTRRKSYFLIPPLALWHPWWHQIVDWMVIFLTVMLCLLMLPTRLPGMELLGIGPNWLLIWVVAWSVNRPVFSGLLSGIILGLLRDAMTSPDPTHALCLGIVGMLTALMQKQRFIQEDFISIALIVFVMAVVADTIFAFQLSWEGNRHVASIWTYYQRATLASAILSSLWAPVVYYPLNRWWQQMKLIRNS; this is encoded by the coding sequence ATGAAGATACCTGGATTTACCAGTAACAGAGATAAAAAATCAACTTCAACTAGACGAAAATCCTATTTTTTGATTCCCCCATTAGCACTTTGGCATCCTTGGTGGCATCAAATTGTGGATTGGATGGTAATATTTTTAACTGTAATGTTATGCTTACTAATGTTGCCAACTCGTCTTCCTGGGATGGAATTATTAGGCATTGGCCCTAACTGGCTACTGATTTGGGTCGTGGCTTGGAGTGTTAATCGCCCAGTATTTTCTGGGCTGCTGTCAGGAATCATTTTGGGACTACTGCGAGATGCAATGACATCACCAGATCCCACTCATGCCTTGTGTTTGGGAATTGTGGGAATGTTAACCGCCCTGATGCAAAAACAGCGGTTTATTCAAGAAGACTTTATTTCTATTGCTTTAATTGTATTTGTGATGGCTGTGGTGGCAGACACTATTTTTGCTTTCCAGTTATCTTGGGAAGGAAATCGTCATGTAGCCAGTATTTGGACATATTACCAGCGTGCAACCTTAGCTTCGGCAATTCTTAGTAGTTTGTGGGCGCCTGTGGTTTATTATCCTCTTAATCGCTGGTGGCAGCAAATGAAATTAATTCGTAATTCGTAA
- the ribD gene encoding bifunctional diaminohydroxyphosphoribosylaminopyrimidine deaminase/5-amino-6-(5-phosphoribosylamino)uracil reductase RibD, with the protein MDNFPGVSPASTSLTENHPVVPELVSNDFDSRMMLRCVELARLALGYTSPNPLVGAVVVQNGEIVGEGFHPRAGEPHAEVFALRAAGERAHSSTVYVSLEPCNHYGRTPPCSEGLINAGVSKVVVGMVDPNPLVAGGGIARLRAAGIEVVVGVEEAACRRLNEGFIHRILYQRPLGILKYAMTLDGKIATTAGHSAWVTNQDARTEVYQLRAACDAVIVGGNTVRKDNPFLTSHQVAAHNPLRVVMSRSLNLPEQAWLWDTQEAPTLVVTEVGSSQAFQKMLRSEGVEVVEFSSLTPEIVMGYLYERGFCSVLWECGGILAASAIAQGAVQKIMAFIAPKIIGGDHAPTPVGDLGLTSMTEALPLERVSWRIVGNDCLVEGYLPSKVK; encoded by the coding sequence ATGGATAATTTTCCAGGAGTCTCTCCAGCATCTACATCCTTAACTGAAAACCATCCTGTAGTCCCAGAATTAGTAAGTAATGACTTTGATTCGCGGATGATGCTACGGTGCGTGGAATTAGCTCGTCTGGCGTTGGGATACACTTCACCAAATCCCCTAGTGGGGGCGGTGGTTGTCCAGAATGGGGAGATTGTGGGAGAAGGTTTTCATCCCCGTGCCGGTGAACCTCACGCTGAGGTTTTTGCTCTCAGAGCAGCGGGAGAACGGGCGCACTCAAGCACTGTTTATGTGAGTCTTGAGCCTTGTAATCACTATGGACGGACTCCTCCCTGTTCGGAAGGATTAATCAATGCTGGTGTGTCTAAGGTGGTGGTAGGGATGGTTGATCCTAATCCCTTGGTAGCAGGTGGTGGGATTGCGCGGCTAAGGGCTGCGGGGATCGAAGTTGTAGTTGGAGTAGAGGAAGCGGCTTGTCGGCGTTTAAATGAAGGGTTTATTCATCGCATTCTCTATCAACGACCTTTAGGTATTTTGAAATATGCTATGACTTTAGATGGTAAAATTGCCACTACTGCTGGTCATAGCGCTTGGGTAACAAATCAAGATGCTCGCACTGAGGTGTATCAATTGCGAGCCGCTTGTGATGCGGTGATTGTTGGTGGGAATACAGTGAGAAAAGATAATCCTTTCTTGACTAGCCATCAAGTTGCGGCTCATAATCCTCTACGAGTGGTGATGAGTCGTAGTCTGAATTTACCAGAACAGGCTTGGCTATGGGATACTCAGGAAGCTCCAACTTTGGTTGTAACGGAAGTTGGCAGTTCACAAGCTTTTCAAAAAATGCTGCGGTCAGAAGGTGTGGAAGTGGTAGAATTTAGCTCCCTCACTCCAGAAATAGTCATGGGTTATTTATATGAGCGCGGTTTTTGTAGCGTGCTATGGGAATGTGGTGGTATTTTAGCAGCTAGTGCGATCGCTCAAGGCGCTGTCCAAAAAATCATGGCATTTATCGCCCCCAAAATTATTGGTGGAGATCATGCTCCTACACCTGTGGGAGACTTGGGTTTAACCAGTATGACTGAAGCCTTACCGTTGGAGCGGGTAAGTTGGCGAATTGTCGGTAATGATTGCTTAGTAGAAGGTTATTTACCATCGAAAGTTAAATAA
- a CDS encoding NAD-dependent epimerase/dehydratase family protein gives MTLEQKIRRLQGPILVLGASGFVGANLLRQLLNYRDDVFGTTSRFPAWRLEGLNDENIFAVDLLVDSNIDFLLEKTQPKTIFNCVAFGAYSFEKDSQLIYQTNLNLTAKLLERIATCQISCYVHAGSSSEYGDNCSGPHETELPAPNSDYAVSKIACANLLYFYGKKKQLPCANLRLYSVYGPLEDSSRLIPNLIRHGVEEKYPNFVSPDISRDFVYVDDVSEAFIDTALNLKEEDYGESFNIGSGQKTTIGDVAKVASEIFNINTEPVYNSMENRHWDISDWYANATKAQEKLQWKAKTNFREGLIKTTAWYRELEDKERYHQSSKKFGLDTKYSVTAIIACYKDNQAIPIMYKRLRETFLRLNIEYEIIFVNDCSPDNSEQVIQEISRTDKRVIGISHARNFGSQSAFKSGMEIATKNACVLLDGDLQDPPELIETFVEKWREGYDVVYGRRKKRQAPLFMQIAYKAFYRIFDHFSYLSIPHDAGDFSLMDKKVVQAILQFPERDLFLRGVRAFVGFKQIGINYVRPERMFGVTTNNLAKNIGWAKKGILSFSYTPLTMISFMGTVLLLLTLLLATVQIIIRILVPDSVPEGVTTVLLTILFFGSLNLFSISIVAEYIAKIFEEVKQRPHFIRRTITKNGEIRDAYNVVKN, from the coding sequence ATGACTTTAGAACAAAAAATCAGACGACTACAGGGACCAATTTTAGTTTTGGGCGCTAGTGGCTTTGTGGGTGCTAATTTACTTAGGCAATTACTCAATTATCGGGATGATGTTTTTGGCACGACATCCCGGTTTCCTGCTTGGCGATTAGAAGGATTAAATGACGAGAATATCTTTGCTGTTGATTTGCTGGTTGATTCCAACATAGATTTTTTACTGGAAAAAACCCAGCCGAAAACAATATTTAATTGCGTGGCTTTTGGTGCTTATTCTTTTGAAAAAGATAGTCAACTTATCTATCAAACTAATTTGAATTTAACAGCCAAACTTCTAGAAAGAATTGCTACCTGCCAAATTTCTTGTTATGTTCATGCTGGCAGTTCTTCAGAATATGGAGATAATTGTTCAGGCCCTCATGAAACTGAGCTACCTGCTCCTAATAGTGATTATGCTGTTTCTAAAATTGCCTGTGCTAATCTCCTCTACTTCTATGGCAAAAAAAAGCAACTGCCTTGCGCTAATTTAAGATTGTATTCTGTTTATGGTCCTTTAGAAGATTCTTCCCGCCTCATTCCCAATCTAATTCGCCACGGAGTTGAGGAAAAATATCCCAATTTTGTCAGTCCTGATATTTCTAGGGATTTTGTTTATGTTGATGATGTTAGTGAGGCTTTTATTGATACAGCATTAAATCTCAAAGAAGAAGATTATGGCGAATCATTTAATATTGGTAGTGGACAAAAAACTACAATTGGTGATGTAGCCAAGGTTGCTAGTGAAATATTTAATATCAACACTGAACCTGTCTATAATTCCATGGAAAATCGCCATTGGGATATTAGCGACTGGTATGCAAATGCAACAAAGGCTCAAGAAAAGTTACAATGGAAAGCCAAGACAAATTTTCGAGAAGGGTTAATAAAAACAACCGCATGGTATCGAGAACTAGAGGATAAAGAAAGATATCATCAGAGTTCTAAAAAGTTTGGTTTAGATACCAAGTACAGCGTAACAGCAATTATTGCTTGTTACAAAGATAATCAAGCAATTCCTATTATGTACAAACGTCTTCGGGAGACCTTTCTCAGACTAAATATTGAGTATGAAATTATCTTTGTTAATGATTGTAGTCCCGATAATAGTGAACAAGTAATTCAAGAAATTTCACGAACTGATAAACGGGTGATTGGTATTTCTCATGCGCGAAACTTCGGTTCTCAATCTGCTTTCAAAAGTGGCATGGAAATAGCGACTAAAAATGCCTGTGTTTTACTTGATGGGGATCTACAAGATCCACCGGAATTAATTGAAACATTTGTCGAAAAGTGGCGAGAAGGATATGACGTAGTTTATGGTCGTCGCAAAAAACGCCAAGCTCCCTTGTTTATGCAGATTGCCTATAAGGCTTTTTATCGTATTTTTGATCATTTTTCCTATCTCTCCATTCCCCATGATGCGGGAGACTTTTCTTTAATGGATAAGAAGGTTGTCCAAGCGATTTTACAGTTTCCTGAACGAGACTTATTTCTCCGGGGAGTTAGAGCATTTGTGGGCTTTAAACAGATTGGTATAAACTATGTTAGACCAGAACGAATGTTTGGCGTAACAACTAACAATTTAGCTAAGAATATCGGCTGGGCTAAAAAAGGGATTTTATCTTTTAGTTACACTCCTTTAACTATGATCAGTTTTATGGGTACAGTATTACTGTTATTGACCCTGTTATTAGCAACCGTACAAATTATTATCCGAATTCTTGTTCCAGATTCAGTGCCAGAAGGGGTAACTACAGTATTACTTACTATTTTATTTTTTGGTTCACTGAATTTATTTAGCATCAGTATTGTCGCTGAATATATTGCCAAAATATTTGAAGAGGTTAAACAGAGACCACATTTTATTCGTCGGACAATTACTAAGAATGGAGAAATTAGAGATGCTTACAATGTCGTTAAAAATTAA
- a CDS encoding class I SAM-dependent methyltransferase, producing MIQEGFKPLSNTPPDTLLNKLKFWARLVLDFQTNTVYRHLQEFLPKMQGKVLDIGCGQSPYKHLLNSQKTQYYGLDIEEANQKFNYENSEIIHFDGYNIPLSSDSIDGFICTEVLEHIQEPEKFITEIYRVLKRGGVGILTVPWSARYHYIPYDYYRYTPSTLNQFFQDFSSIKIAPRGTDITVIVSKIIVAYFRGLQSPKKFISWLLKVIVALIVFPFFVLCIFVGHLSLFFGLGSKDDPLGYTIWLKK from the coding sequence ATGATTCAAGAAGGATTTAAGCCACTTAGCAACACTCCCCCTGATACTCTACTCAATAAGTTAAAATTTTGGGCAAGGTTAGTTCTAGATTTTCAAACGAATACTGTGTATAGACATCTGCAAGAATTTCTCCCTAAAATGCAGGGAAAAGTCCTAGATATCGGCTGTGGGCAAAGTCCTTATAAGCATCTTCTTAATAGTCAAAAAACTCAATATTATGGACTTGATATTGAAGAAGCAAATCAGAAATTTAACTATGAAAATTCTGAGATTATTCACTTTGATGGATATAATATTCCTTTGAGTTCTGATTCAATTGATGGTTTTATTTGTACCGAAGTTCTTGAACATATCCAAGAACCGGAAAAGTTTATTACCGAAATTTATCGAGTTTTAAAACGGGGGGGGGTAGGAATACTTACTGTTCCTTGGTCAGCAAGATATCACTATATTCCTTATGATTATTACAGATATACTCCATCAACACTGAACCAGTTTTTTCAAGATTTTTCATCAATTAAAATTGCCCCTAGAGGTACAGATATTACCGTGATTGTTTCAAAGATTATTGTTGCCTATTTTCGAGGGTTGCAATCACCTAAAAAATTTATATCGTGGCTTTTAAAGGTTATAGTAGCCTTAATTGTTTTTCCTTTTTTTGTTTTATGTATTTTTGTTGGGCATCTTTCATTATTTTTTGGATTAGGCTCTAAAGATGATCCTCTCGGTTATACAATTTGGCTTAAAAAGTAA
- a CDS encoding class I SAM-dependent methyltransferase, giving the protein HEAAFDSSEEAHYASRTYASFLPEIMQHIPNLDGAIDIGTGDGAFLEELLRTGFTSVIGVEPSQAPILAAKEEIQPLIKHGLFRVEDFQAGTFSLITCFQTLEHLYDPKQMCQDAYTLVKKGGAVFFICHNHRALSAKILRMRSPIFDIEHLQLFSEKSARYLLKTNGFTTITTKVIFNRYPLHYWVKLFPLPLKLKRFCLSFLKKTKIGYLPVSIPAGNLAVIGYKK; this is encoded by the coding sequence ATCATGAAGCTGCTTTTGATAGTTCAGAAGAAGCCCATTATGCGAGTCGTACTTATGCCAGTTTTTTACCCGAAATTATGCAACATATTCCTAATTTAGATGGTGCGATTGATATTGGCACAGGGGATGGAGCATTTTTAGAGGAATTGCTGCGTACAGGGTTTACTTCTGTTATTGGAGTAGAACCTTCCCAAGCACCTATTCTAGCTGCTAAGGAGGAAATACAACCATTAATTAAGCATGGTCTTTTCAGAGTTGAGGATTTTCAAGCGGGAACTTTTAGTCTTATTACTTGTTTTCAAACTCTAGAACATTTGTATGACCCTAAACAAATGTGTCAAGATGCTTATACTCTTGTCAAAAAAGGTGGGGCTGTTTTTTTCATTTGTCATAATCATCGCGCTCTCTCAGCTAAAATTTTGAGAATGAGATCTCCCATTTTTGATATTGAACATTTACAATTGTTCTCGGAAAAAAGTGCTAGATATCTTTTAAAAACGAATGGTTTTACAACGATAACAACTAAAGTTATCTTTAATCGTTATCCTTTACATTACTGGGTAAAATTATTCCCACTTCCTTTAAAACTCAAGCGCTTCTGTCTTTCTTTTCTGAAGAAGACAAAAATCGGCTACTTACCCGTTTCTATTCCCGCTGGTAATCTTGCAGTAATCGGTTATAAAAAGTGA
- a CDS encoding quinone-dependent dihydroorotate dehydrogenase has translation MDLYKSLVGHFLFTLVKTEPEWLHKQTIGSLNWLSKASYYPYTNWLNSLLQQYLCLNDPRLEQTILGMKFPNPLGLAAGFDKDGIAANIWHNFGFGFAELGTVTYHPQPGNPPPRLFRLPLDQAALNRMGFNNSGAVAMAARLTEAKQHLIHPVPIPIGINLGKSKITSLELAAQDYLESFRLLKDLGDYFVVNVSSPNTPGLRSLQDAAMLNQILDGIQQENTAKKPIFVKIAPDLEWEAISDIIALVKTYQIAGLIATNTTISREGLKTQIIEKTGKSPQEEAGGISGKPVRDRSTEVIRFIYQQTQGQMPIIGVGGIFTAQDAWEKITAGACLVQTYTGWIYEGPIMVRRILAGLLTKLEENGLTSISQAIGMGNR, from the coding sequence TTGGATCTTTATAAATCATTAGTTGGTCATTTCCTATTTACTCTGGTGAAAACCGAACCGGAGTGGTTGCACAAACAAACCATCGGTAGTCTAAATTGGCTGTCGAAAGCCAGTTATTATCCTTATACCAATTGGTTAAACAGCCTCCTTCAGCAGTATCTGTGTCTAAATGATCCACGATTGGAACAAACCATACTGGGAATGAAATTTCCCAATCCTTTGGGGTTAGCCGCTGGATTTGATAAAGATGGTATTGCTGCTAATATTTGGCATAATTTTGGTTTTGGTTTTGCTGAATTGGGTACTGTTACTTATCACCCCCAACCGGGAAATCCGCCCCCTCGGTTGTTTCGTTTACCTTTAGATCAAGCAGCACTTAACCGGATGGGTTTTAATAATTCTGGTGCAGTCGCTATGGCTGCAAGATTAACAGAGGCAAAACAACATTTAATTCACCCAGTCCCGATACCGATAGGAATAAACTTAGGTAAATCTAAGATAACATCCTTGGAACTAGCAGCGCAGGATTATCTAGAGAGTTTTCGATTACTTAAGGATTTGGGTGATTATTTTGTAGTTAATGTTTCCTCTCCCAATACACCGGGATTGCGATCGCTCCAGGATGCTGCCATGCTCAATCAAATATTGGACGGAATACAACAGGAAAACACCGCGAAAAAACCCATATTTGTGAAAATAGCCCCCGATTTAGAGTGGGAGGCCATATCTGACATTATTGCTCTGGTAAAAACTTACCAAATCGCTGGTTTAATCGCCACCAACACCACTATTAGCCGGGAAGGACTCAAAACCCAAATCATTGAAAAAACTGGCAAATCTCCCCAAGAAGAAGCGGGAGGAATTAGTGGAAAACCAGTGCGCGATCGCTCCACAGAAGTCATTCGCTTTATTTACCAACAAACCCAGGGACAAATGCCCATCATTGGCGTAGGTGGCATATTTACCGCCCAGGATGCTTGGGAAAAAATCACAGCCGGTGCTTGTCTAGTCCAAACTTATACAGGCTGGATATATGAAGGACCAATAATGGTACGCCGCATCCTCGCCGGTTTATTAACCAAATTAGAAGAAAACGGCTTAACATCCATCAGTCAAGCGATAGGGATGGGTAATAGGTAA
- a CDS encoding glycosyltransferase family 39 protein, whose protein sequence is MSNNVMRKKQLTTILPDILVIICCITSIGFTIIESTLNTDAHHWGLMYANAADLNRGLIPYKEIFIQYGFLTTFIQSLSLNIFGNTVVSVGIITGIFYAANIYLSYCLWRKILNRWSSALSSVVMFLVHGYIIYPWANYFSYTFLLISLLFLTASPQRRNRYLLSGFFLALSFLARQTFFILAPIYLYFLLIYISSEQDKRKIHLKNIAMFHVGMLGVIGAFLIYVIRESAFGDWINQSFVIGKFYRGFLHPRNILNFLKLIIFPFAGDGRLLLYSLVFFNALIIFIIFIRTSLLRKIKGLQEQVQERDNLLFLFSSVILFGYLQSLHIYEVFRLQSSSSLGFGLLIFSLCKLSNRFEKWERLVLSVPFICLFFYLMQTLVFHGTSSVYFPWKLNRHLLVSHQLKQPENIEMLQNKLYDEKTRIYYQTLAKTMSSYDCKLDYLVNFTKNSYVPLLSKSFKRVQRSPFYNESMSKIIFQDEQEKITHLFIQKKALLIAADIKQIPENYQVILEVEKPEIPFIQDKITYIAVPKVISSSCQVKN, encoded by the coding sequence ATGTCAAATAATGTAATGAGAAAAAAACAATTAACAACAATTTTGCCAGATATATTGGTTATTATCTGTTGTATTACAAGTATCGGATTTACTATAATTGAATCCACACTCAATACTGACGCTCATCATTGGGGGCTAATGTATGCTAATGCAGCAGATTTAAATAGGGGATTAATTCCGTACAAAGAAATATTTATCCAATATGGTTTTTTGACCACTTTTATACAAAGTTTGTCCTTAAATATTTTCGGTAATACAGTAGTATCAGTTGGAATCATAACTGGTATATTCTATGCAGCCAATATTTATCTTTCTTATTGTCTATGGCGCAAAATCCTTAATAGATGGTCATCTGCCTTATCATCAGTAGTAATGTTTTTAGTTCATGGCTATATCATTTATCCATGGGCAAATTATTTTTCTTACACATTTCTGTTAATATCCCTATTATTTTTAACGGCATCACCTCAGAGAAGAAATCGGTATTTATTATCAGGATTTTTCTTGGCTCTTAGTTTTTTGGCAAGACAGACATTCTTTATATTAGCTCCTATCTATCTGTATTTCTTGCTAATATATATTTCTTCAGAGCAAGATAAGCGGAAAATACACCTGAAAAATATTGCGATGTTCCATGTTGGTATGCTTGGCGTTATTGGAGCTTTTTTAATTTATGTAATCAGAGAATCTGCTTTTGGAGATTGGATAAATCAGAGTTTCGTAATTGGGAAATTTTACAGAGGCTTTTTACATCCAAGAAATATATTGAATTTTTTAAAACTAATAATTTTTCCTTTTGCTGGAGATGGAAGATTATTGTTGTACTCACTTGTCTTTTTTAACGCTCTTATAATTTTTATTATTTTTATTAGAACAAGCCTTTTAAGGAAAATCAAAGGACTTCAGGAACAAGTTCAGGAAAGGGATAATCTTTTATTTTTGTTTAGCTCTGTTATTCTTTTTGGATATCTTCAGTCTCTACACATTTATGAAGTGTTTAGACTACAAAGTTCATCTTCATTGGGTTTTGGTTTATTAATTTTCTCTCTATGCAAACTTTCAAATAGATTTGAGAAATGGGAAAGATTAGTTTTGAGCGTCCCTTTTATTTGCCTATTTTTTTATTTAATGCAAACATTAGTGTTCCACGGAACTTCTTCTGTATATTTTCCATGGAAATTGAATCGGCATTTATTAGTCAGTCATCAACTTAAACAACCAGAAAATATCGAAATGTTACAAAATAAACTTTATGATGAAAAGACTAGGATTTACTATCAAACTCTTGCAAAAACAATGAGCAGTTATGACTGTAAGCTTGACTACTTAGTAAATTTTACTAAGAACAGCTACGTTCCCCTACTCTCAAAATCTTTTAAAAGAGTGCAGAGATCGCCATTCTATAATGAATCAATGTCTAAGATAATCTTTCAAGATGAACAAGAGAAAATTACTCACTTGTTTATTCAGAAAAAAGCACTTTTAATCGCCGCGGATATTAAGCAAATTCCCGAAAACTATCAGGTTATTTTAGAAGTCGAAAAACCTGAAATACCATTTATTCAGGACAAAATAACATACATTGCAGTTCCCAAGGTAATTTCTTCCAGTTGTCAAGTTAAGAATTAA